The Saccharomyces eubayanus strain FM1318 chromosome XIII, whole genome shotgun sequence DNA segment CCTGATATGAAATGTTTGAACGAtgtaaaaaattttgaaccGATTGAATCTTCAGTTCACTTGAATTGTCTATTTAGCTGAATATACCTGTGAGGCAGCATGAAATGCACGTCAAAATGGTATATGTCTATTGTTATAAAATGCTTATATAAATTATGCTGCATCATTGAACGCTTGgaattattatattttcaatttgacGTTTTGTTAGCGTTCAGTGACATGGTCGTTTTCTGGGGTACTAGTACTGGTATTTGGTACTCCGTTTAGTTGTTGTAGCGATAGTCTagcttctctttcttccaataaaaatatcCTTCTTGGCTtacctcttctttttagaGTCAACGAATAATCTTCAAGTTTGTCcattcttttggaaaaatacTCGTATAATTGAGACATCGATAATCGACAATGGTGACCCTTGAATGTATTATTGCCTAATCGAATATTCTCTACCWCTTTTATAGCTTGGTTcctatttattttattaccAGGCAATGACAAACCATATTTGCTTGgatcttcttttatatctattattcttttgatgaTGGTCATCCTCTTGGTAAAAagagttctttctttggctGATCGTCTCCAAGTGGAACCGTACCTTCTTTCAAGGGAAAGTACTGATGGTTGTCCAGGCAAGCCTTCGAAATATTCACGAGCTGCATCTGTGACATTTTGAATTGCACGATTTAGTCTATAAGACGTTCCGACGTTTCTGTCGCTGTTCCTACCTTCATTCCCGTTTTCAATGTCATGGTCCTGTTGACTGTTGTTATCGTTGGTGTTATGAATGATACTCGGGTTATTGAGAGCAACGCCCTCATCATTAACGCTACCATCACTTTGACCTTCATCGTATTCTCCAGCTTCAAAGTCAGCTAGTCCTGGTTCAGGTTTTACACGAGGATCACCGGCCAGTATGCTTGCGTGCATGCTGTATTCTTGCCAATTCGTTAGTCTTGAGTGAGCCTGATGAGATTGCGTGCTAGTTGACGGATTTCCAATACGAGCAGCTTCCTGAGGAGTAACATTTTCTCCAGTGTGATCTATAAATCGTATTCTTTCCCCGGTCATAATCCCCACTACCTCTTTGAAGACCTCTTTCAACGCAGAAACATCCTCGACATACTTGTTGATGTCTTTGAATCccttttctaattttttttggttttctaggaaaaaaagctcttgttcctttttcatTAAACAGATTTCTTCCTTTAGGTTCGAATTCTGCTCTTCCATCCTGGTCAGCTGCGATATAAGAAATGCGTTGAAATTGGTTTCAGGAGGCTCCTTCGGCCTTCCAGAATCTGATCTAGTTGTGGAATCTGTTGCCGATGCTGATGCTGATGTATGTGTTATTGAAGGTTGAACGGGGCCTGTCGGTCTGAAAAGGGGATTGATGTTTCGGCCTGGTACCATGTATCTATTTAGCACAGCATGTCTTGATGCACCTGCTGGACTTGTTGCTGCAGCCTGGTGCCTTGGATCATGATGTCTACGTTCAGAGTCCCTGTCTGAATCATCCTCATCTAATGAGCTATATCCaccaaaattttcttcataatTATATTCTCGAGCGGGCATGTTTAGTTGATATAGAAGGCTCAGATCGTATTTCCTGACACCACGCGATACTATTCCCTGCCACGACACTAGCTTGGGCTGTTAAATACTCTAGGTTTGTGATTTCTTTTGCACACTCGTTGATGTTTCAGTTTAAATACgccttcctttttttctttttcactaCTATTAAACTCATTTTCGTTCATTCAACGTAAGTAGGAGTGAATTTCAATGGTATATTTTCATATGAATGTGATATGTATGTGATATGTAAACATTTATATCTAAATGTCCCGGCTTCTGTGGGCTTATTTGGACTGAGAAGGGTCCAGTATTACAGATAGTAAATCTAGCTGCTCCtccattttttcagtatcTTGACCTAGGGCCTTCTTGTTAACGTTAATGGGTAGTAGTCTTGTTCCAACGTTTTCGTCCAAGAGCTTTATTTCCTTGCGCAACTGCGTAGTTGATTTGTCTAGTAATTCGTAAAACTGTTTTACATGATTCTCAAATTGCGGTTTTACAGATTCATTACCACGTTTCAATTCACCAAATATGAAAGTCACCTGCGACGCCTCTTGCAACATAGAGCACAGTTGACTTTCCACTTCATTTAACGACTTCAAACGCTCCTGCACATATGGTGGCTGCATGGCTGTGTTTCCTCGTCTCTTCTCACTGTCCATAATGGCATGTTTGCACCGTGGTCTATTTTGATCCAACAACCTCTTCTCTGATTAGCGCGAAGAGATAAttgattcttttccaacgcaagtaatgaaaaaagtcGAAAAGGTATCAAAATGAGACGATGTATGATCTCCGAACAAGAGTGTCTATCTACTTTGATCACtttcagaaaataaaacgaGCATTATAATCGTCTCTgtggcaagaaaaaaatacacaaaactataatagaaaatgaagaaataaacTTGTCTGTAATTACACCTTTCCAGAACATTTCATAGTGAATTTTCTGGTTGATCTTAGATGCTATAGTCTTATTCACATAAAAACTTGAAGCCCTTATGAAACCTTGGTTCATTCGGGTTTTTTCTTAGTGGAATattgattgaaaaattgaacccaaaaaaatcaagatgGTGTTTAATGAAAAGGTATCAAACACACCAGTAAAGGATTATATTGCTATTGGGTGTTCTTAGTTTGTTCACTGCACCGAAATGGCTATCGAGTTGGGACTTTCCCGTATTACCAGGCTATTAGAGCATTTGGGCAATCCTCAAAAGTCACTGAGAGTGTTGCACGTAGCAGGAACGAACGGCAAAGGGTCGGTTTGTAGTTATCTATCCTCTATATTGCAACAGAAACCGTAccaaattggaaaatttacCACCCCGCACTTGGTCCATGTTACGGATTCCATTACGATCAATAACAAGCCGATCCCGCTGGATCAATATCGAGATATTAGGCTGCAACTAGAAGCTTTAAACAATACACACTCTTTGAAATGCACGGAATTCGAATTGCTAACGTGTACCgcattcaaatatttttatgatGTCAAATGTCAATGGTGTGTTATAGAAGTAGGCCTTGGCGGTAGACTGGATGCGACCAATGCTATTCCTGGTTCAAATAAAGCATGCTGTGGTATCACAAAAATCGGTTTAGACCATGAGAGCTTTTTAGGAAATACGTTGGCTgaaatttccaaagaaaaggctGGTATAATTACAGAGGGAGTGCCCTTTACTGTAGTTGATGGAACCAATGATAAAAGTGTCATAAGTGTCGTGGAAGACAAGTGTAAAGTTTTGGGGTCGAGACTTTACGTTACCGATCCCAAACTTAATGGAAATATCATTGACACGAAGGCATGGGGTGTCTTCAACTTATCTGAGCTGCCCCTAAACGGAGAATACCAGATCTTCAACCTTAGAGTGGCTATAGGTATGTTGGATTACTTGCAGATAAACGGGCTTATTGATATTAGTAAAGACGAAGTGGCTGCGAGACTAACGGAAGTGGACTGGCCAGGTAGGTTACATCGTATGGATTACTGTTATGACCCATTGAGTAAGAAGACATTGCCCATACTAATGGATGGCGCTCATAACGGCTCGGCAGCAATAGAATTGGCCAAATAcctaagaaaagaatacgGAGACCAAGCTCTGACCTTTGTCATGGCTGTAACCGCCGGCAAAAACTTAGAGCCACTGTGCCAGCCTTTGTTGCGACCAATAGATCGACTTATCCTTACACAGTTTAATAACGTGGAAGGCATGCCCTGGATTCATGCCACCGAACCTGACGAGATTAAAGATTTTATCTTGACTAAAGGATATACAGAGAACGTGACAATTGAAGGTAATTTGCATCAGGTACTACCTTCTCTGGCTCTTACAACAGAGGATCAAAGACGACCAATTGTTGTATGCGGGTCATTGTATTTATGTGGAGAATTGTTACGTATCCATAAAAATCATTCGAAAGAGTAAATAAAGTAGCGAAAGAACAACactatataaaatattgatagaaaaaaaggttttTATATAATCACTTCttcagttctttcttgcctctaaaatttttttgatttcctAGCATATCCACTATatttctcttcctttttgttCCCTTGTCCTTTGAtgatttattctttttttccttatttaCTCGATCGCCTATACTTGTTTCGTCTGCTGGAATTGTTCTCTCGTgctcttcctttttagcatattttaaatattcCTTTCCTTCTTGATTATCTTCGCTTTTCACTGCTTCAGCATTATCTTTAGCATCATTAATCTCTCCTTCATTATCAGTTTTAAACCCAgtgccttttttttctgtcttCACACTAAACATGTCTGTatcttctttaaaaatcGGTTTAATTAACCGTTCTCCGGTGTTGCTAGTCTTCCCCACATCGTCTGTGACTTGATAAAATTGTAACTTTGATTCATCGTACTCCGGCTTCAATAGCTTTAGCAACTCTTCAGTACTCCACTCCGTCTTAGTCACATCCATCCAAGCATCCCAACTCTTGGTGCCAGGTTCCAGAACGCAGGGCATTCTTTCATGCAGCCATTCTAACTCTTCGGGTCCTCCTGCTGTAACTATGGTAAATGTATAcagatcttctttttccaagTAATCATACATTCCTGCTACAAACATCAACTTACCATCTCttcttgaaataaaataaggggtcttcttctttccaacAGTTttccattcaaaatatccGCTCATTAGTACGGCACACCGTTTTTTCTCACAAGGTCTCATCCACATCTTGCTTTCCTGTAGATTCTCTAAACGGGCGTTGAAGGTACGATACGTCTTAAACTGCGAAACATCTTTGGTCCAAAAGGGAACTAGGCCCCATCTCATAAATTGAATGGCTTTGGTATCGGAACGGTATACTGCGGAGTATTTGGTGGGTGCAATATTGTAAGAAGCTTCGAAAATGTCGTGATTGTCAACAGCCTGATTTGGAGTGATCTCCTCGTCTTGTGAACGTCGATCATTCGATGAGGTGTCCTTGCGTGTATTCACGGGTATATTCCATTCCTCTAACAATCTAAACAAATCCCCGCTATCGTAAGCAAGGGCAAACCGGCCGCACATGTTGGATTGCAGCTAGTTGGTCCAGACATTGAATTGTTTTGCTGGAGCGAACTGGTCATCCCCTTAGTTGCTCTCTTTAAATTTGGTCCCGTCAAATCCAGGATTTTTCTGGGGTTTCGGCCTTGTAAAAATGCTTTTGCACAATATCAACATTTTTACAAATGAGTAGACCCATTCCAATTAGTCATAGAGGATCAAGGGCAAGGCAAAGTATCTCATCCAAGGGACTGGAAATTAAAAGGTCAACGTTTTTCTGCTATGCTTCTACGAAAAATGCATTTGTCGCAAAGGTTAAACAAGAGACAATTATTTGCCTTGAACCTTTCAGCGTGGCCAACGAAACCTTCTCATATACGCCTCCTACATGACATAAGACCGCAAACATCGAAATTCAATGCGCAACAGCCGGACTCGGTACCTGGGTTCCCAGCTGGCACACCTCCTCGACCACCAATAACACCCCAATCTAGCCCCGCCAAGAATAATCGTGGCTTGATGTATTCTTTCATTGGCATTTCTATGGTAGGTTTGATGCTCTGGTACAAAAGTAAATCTAAGAAACAGAAGATACCGATCTTAGCGMAAAGTGTCTGGAAAGAAGCCATATGGCAAGAAAGTGACAGAATGGACTATAACTATAATGAATCGTTAAGGCGATATATCGAAACTTTGGAGGCGTGTGATCGCTTTCATATGGATCCGTTATCGGACGATTATACAAGAATAGAGCTAAAGATCGCTGAAATGTACGAAAAGCTAAATATGCTTGACGAGGCACAAAGCATATATCAAGAATTATTAAGCCGGTTTTTCGAAGCACTGAACGTTCCTGgtaaaattgatgaaagtGAGAGAGGCGAAGTTTTAAGAAAAGACTTGAGAATTTTGATCAAATCGTTAGAAATCAATAAGGATATAGAAAGTGGCAAGAAAAGATTGCTGCAGCATTTGCTGTTAGCTCAGGAAGAGATTCTAAGCAAATCCCCTGAGCTAAAGgaattttttgagaaaaggaaaaagaagctCTCTATGATAAAGGATATCAATAGAGACCCCAATGACGATTTTAAAACATATGTCagtgaagaaaacatcaagTTTGATGACCAAGGTTATATGATTTTGGAcctggaaaaaaatagcagCGCTTGGGAACCCTTCAaggaagaatttttcaccgCTAGAGATTTATACACAGCTTACTGTTTGTCATCAAAGGACATAACTGCAGCTCTAAGTTGTAAGATAACAAGTGTGGAATGGATGGTTATGGCAGATATGCCGCCAGGACAAATATTACTGTCGCAAGCAAACTTGGGGTCACTATTCTATCTTCAGGCAGAAAAGCTGGAAGCTGATTTAAATCATCTagaacaaaagagaaagacaGAGCCTGATCAGGAATTAGACATGGGAACATACATCAAAGCCTTGCGATTTGTACGCAAAAATCGGGACTTGTGTTTAGAGAGAGCACATAAATGTTACGATAGCGTCATTAGCTTTGCTAAAAGAAACAGGAAGATTAGATTCCACGTCAAGGACCAACTCGATCCGTCGGTCGCGCAATCAATTGCTTTATCTACCTACGGAATGGGCGTTTTGAGTTTACATGAAGGTGTTTTGGCTAAGGCAGAAAAACTGTTTAAAGATTCAATCACGATGGCCAAAGAAACTGATTTTAATGAACTCTTGGCTGAAGCGGAAAGAGAGTTACAAAAGACAAGCGTATTGAAAGCggccaagaaagaagaatctTAATTGATACCACAGTAAAAATAAGGAGACGAGCCTgacaaaaatgataaatacCTTAACTGTACATAAGTATATATTGTAGTAAACGGAAACCATGTTTTATTTCACCTCGCGAtgaattgttttcattactTCAAAATCTATGACgattattattatacatTACAAATATAgaaattattttctttatttttaccaTTTTAAACATGACCTATAACTAAAATATACGtataaaagaacaacaaaatgTGCTTATATACTATTCTTAGTTAGCAGTCATAACTTGCCAAACTCTGATGACGTTGTCGGTGTAACCGGCAAACAAAGTTTGACCGTCAGCAGACCAAGCCAAAGAAACGGCATGTGGTTCAGCGGCCTTGCTGTAACCAGCAAATTCTGGTCTCAAGTCATCGACCAAGTATTGTGGGTCCAAAGAGAAGACCTTGATACCGGTGGCAGTAGCGGCAGCTAACCAGTATCTGTTTGGAGAGAAAGCCAAAGAGAAGACTTCGTCTTGAGCAGACAAAGTGTACATAGCCTTCTTAGCAGCCAAGTTCCACAACATAATTTCACCGTCCTTACCAGCAGAAGCAATCAAAGTTCCGTCTGGGGAAGCAGTCAAAGTGTTGATGTTAGAGTTGTGACCAATGAAGTCAGCTTCAATTTGGAATTGGTTTAAGTTCCAAGCCTGTATTAATGATTGTTAGTAATAAATACTTTGGTTAAAACACTGTAAATTTCAACTTCTtgagtgaaaaaaagtaatgCGTATTTGAGCTATTCATCAGAGATCTTGGTGATAATTAGTATGTCTCATTCGAAACGCGAAGTTCCGTCTGAAGTAGCAAATATGTTATTACATCATTTGAATAATGTACTCAAATCCACAATCCTTTTCCTTCACTGTTTTGTTATCTTAATTTAccatggaaaaaaatagaaaaaaaaatatcacaTACCTTAACCATCTTGTCGTTACCGGCAGAGATGATGGTGACAGAGTCATCGTCAGCCTTTTCGTTTGGAACAACTCTGACTTGGGAAACCCAGTCGTTGTGACCCAACAAAGTAGCCAAACATTGACCCTTGATAGTCCAGACCTTGATGGTCTTGTCACGGGAACCAGAGATGATCATGGAAGCCTTCTTGTCAATGTCAACGGACATAACATCGGACTTGTGACCGACGAATCTTTGGTAAGTTTCACCGGTAGCAACATCCCATAATCTCAAGGTCTTGTCCCAAGAAGCAGACAAAGCGTAAGCACCGTCAGCAGTCAAAGTACAGTCTTGAACGATGTGACTGTGACCCTTGAAAGATCTAACTGGGACACCGAATTTTTGGTCGTCACCAGTCAACTTCCAGGAGATCAAAGTCTTATCACGGGAAGCGGACAACAATAAGTTTGGTTGACCAGCAGAAGTAGCCAAGGATGTGACCCATCCGTTGTGACCTTCTAAGGTACCTCTCAATACTAAAACTTCGTTAGATgccatttttcactttatttacttttgttttattcaattgagatatgtaaaaaataaagagaaaataagaaaaaggattCCAAGGAGAAATATTCTTAAATACAAATGATGGAGAAGGATATATTTAAATGAAAGAATGGGCCAGTGTCTGGAAAGTGGTCTTAATCAtctgagaaaaaaagttgcgtggatgaaatttttttcaacaaacGTTCTGAGATTTTCGCTGTAGCGGTGCAATTTCTCTAAGAAATTTTCAGAACGGccaaaaatgaagacaGCATAACATCCGTACCTTGTCAGTAATAGTTTAGGTGGTTGGTATAGCGCATATAGACATATTGATGGGAGATCATGGGTGAGTATATACTGTTATCGCCGGTTCAATTGTGCTGCGGCTTTGGCCCTGCTACTTCAATCAGTTTGGAGTTATAGGccttatttttgatatgaAGTCTCCACCAGCCTTCACAGTAAGCAAGGCTATAGGTTTTGAACGCACCAACTTGGTACAATCTTGCCCTGTTCAAGAAGTCAATATTGCAGTTGCATGTACTTGATATCACTTTTTGCTGAGTATGTGGTCTTCCGAATTTTCATTCCCCTAATCTTTCCCATATATACTTGGTCTTATAATAGTCACTCAAGTTGTCATCCAAGGGTAAAACGTCTATATTACCGTCATTCTTCCTATTGATAAGGACTTGATTATTCTCTAAATCTAATATTACCCCTAGCGATCTGTACAGTTTTAGTTTTAGAATGTTTTCGTTTGCCTCTGGAGTGATGGTATTTTGATCTTCCAGCTCGGATTCGATCATCTTTGGATTTATTTCGGAACCGTCTGCCGTAGATACAATTTCGCTATCTTTAATGTacattttcatcttttcatCCAACTCACTACGAAGAGAAACGATATTTCGTTCTAGCCCGTCCAAATCCTTAAGTAGACTAACCAGCTCTTCTTTGCTGCCAAACTCATTGCCTACTTCATTAGTATATTCCAAATCGCCTTCCAACTTAGCGATGTTTATCCTCTCTGTGTTCAGCTTTTTGCCCGACTCAGATACTTTAAAGTTTTCTGAAGTAATTCTTGCTTCACTTTCATCTCTTATGACATCAAGATCGTGGCGGATTCTTTTCATGGCATCAATATCCTGCTGTATATTAAAGCTTTCTCTCACCTCTTTCAGAAATTCGGCAGGACTCTCGAGcatgttttccttttgtgACATTGGCTTCTTTTGTGacgttattttttgttggtcCTCTGTGTGTTCTGATCCGTCTGTATTAAAGATTAAAGACACTATAGCAATCTTAAAGACCTCATTGTTTGTTTACGTTTCATTTTGGCGTCATTCCCTGCGGCCGGGTAGTACTGCCAAAAAAAGCGGCGGTAATTATAAACATGCTACACTACATAAACTAATCTCATCAAAGCACCAAGATAAATGTGTTCTGAGGGAGAGGACTATAAAATGTGCCTCGGAGTACGGCTTCCCTACTCTCGTTTTATTGGGCCAGTAAATAGGTGCCCAAGACCAGCGTACCAGCTAAAACGACAGATCCTGTTTTGACAACCGCGGGATTGGTTAGCTCGTAGCCCATATCCCAGACGAGATGTCTAATTCCGTTACCAAAGTGGAACGCAAACAAGTATCCTGCTGATCCTTTAAGTAGCCATTGGGACCATTTGGGTAGCTTTTCATGGTACCACTTATTTAGGTCTTGAAAGGATGTCTGCATCCCCAATAGTGTCGTAACACCCAGAGTAATGGTGAAAGCGTAAAATCCGAGAGCTAATAAGACACCGGATATACGATGCAAGGAAGAGAGGTACCAACTCATTTCAGGCTCGTAAATGGTCAGATGTGGGGATATTggtctttgttttctctggGATACTAAAAGCTCCTCTTCACGATTGCCCGACCGAAGGTCTAATTTGGATACACAACCAGCATGGAAATATCTTGTGTTATCCCTGAAGATTTGACTGTGCAAAAAGAATGgagaagaaatttttggcACAAGTAGACTCGGTTTATTGAACCTGAGTAAAAAAGAGggtattttttgaactgTCACTTTCATGGTTTTTTGTACAACAATATTGGAACTTCTAGCAAGTCGTCGTTGCGGTAGTAGAAATGGGATCCTTGACTAAACAAATGTTACAGTTTTATTTGCCGCTATTTGGCCTTTTCGTCAGTCTTGTTCAGTGACAAAACCGGTATCCCTAAtccctttttttgcttgtGAGTCGTCAGTGTATCTTTGATGGAAACGCTGAGAGATAGAACACCTGTGCCGCTTCTACAATGGCAAATACACTGAGATGTTAATGTAAGAGCGGTCGGTACAGTTccgtttttcttttttctccatACATTCAGAAAGATTGTGGTGTCTTGTAAAACTTCTTGTAAGCATAACGTATGGAACACGTTCTAGGCTGCATATTTCAGTAGTAACCTTCGGAAGACAATAGAACCGTTTTTTTAAACATATAAATATCACCATTaagattgaaaagaattattTGTTGGAACCGAGTAATAGACCTTTTTACTACTTTTAGTAactaaaattaaaaaaaaggcctGTACAAACAGTTCGCTAAGATACCCTCCGTCGCCAGGGAATGAGTAATTTAACAACCCCTTTCTGGTGAATTGTAATTAAATCTCTTGAAATGGGTTTCCGTAGTTGACATGCAGTTACACAGCCACTAGTCAGTCCTAGTTTGTGGACTAGGGTGAActttagaagaaaaacttcaaCAAATAAGCGGTTGTTTGGCCGAGCGGTCTAAGGCGCctgattcaagaaaaacatcttGACCGCAGTTAACTGTGGGAATACTCAGGTATCGTAAGATGCAAGAGTTCGAATCTCTTAGCaaccattatttttttccttttctggTATTTTTGATGCCGCCCCTTTAAGGAATCATTATCGATCACGGCTATGAAGCCAATTATATAAGCGGTGCCAAAAGGTATTAGCAAACACatataatcaaaaaatactgGTCTGCCTGAGACGAACTTTAAAAAGCATTGCTTCATTCTCTGACGGGATTCACTACTTTCGATAATAGAATATTTTCTGCTCGTAATTATATTTGATAAACGATTTGCGCTTTTGAAGTAagttttttgttgatttaGTCTTTTTTGTTCCTCTATGAAAATTATGCTGAGAATATGaactcttcaaattcttctgACAATGTCTTCATGAGCTCGTTTAGCTATTTGAATCAAACATCACAGGGTATAATACCAGGAAATTCTACCTTCGCAAACACTATCAACTTCCCGTATAGGCTGGGCCTATCCTTTGTAGGGGCTGTGAGTTTACAATACGATCAAACCGTCAAGTCTGAAGAAATCCCTCCTACCCTAAGATCTGTTTTTGATACGGTaggcttcttcttctgtcCATATGCCATTTTTTGCTTCATAATTGCCATTGTTCTCAACAGATTCGTGGTGTACTATGCCGTTCTCACGAACGGTGCCAGACGCACTGTGCCAACGTGGTTGATCAACGTTTTCCACGTCTCAGCAGTCGCTGTGTTAGCCTTTGTATCATTGGGGCCACTCATATTGGGTAAAGATTATAGCATCTTGGGCAGCCCTTTGTTTGCCCCAGACAAAATACTACAGTATATATTCTACGCATTCGCCTATTCTTATTGCGTTGAAACTATTTTTACCATTATGCGTAACTCTAGCCCGCTGGAGGGTACCGActattctttgtttgaaCTATCGATCCAGTTTTACACAATGACGAGAAATGACATTACATTAATTGGTTCACCCGATCACATTATAGACTATTCAATGGCTATTTCAAGCAGAATAATAATCCATCTAGTAGAAATATTCAGGATCAGAAATTACCGCTTGCTTTTCAGTACTATCCTGAACCTCTGTCATATTTATTACTTGGGTATAAGAGTCAAGCAAGATGGATGGAAAAGCCTTCCATTTTCAGTAAAATTTAGACATTTCCCAAAAATATTCGCGATCTGCATTATTtgcatttctttgataatcTTTGAACTATCATGCTTAATTAGGTGGAATCCATTTGGAAAGTCTAACAATGCCTGTGAGCTTTTACAGTTTTACCCACTCAGTAGAAACTGGAAAAAGTATTTGAATTACACAGGcgaagaagatttttcaGGTATGGCCACCAAGTTTGCCCTGTTATTATGTTCTGGAACTGAACTGATGGAAAAGGGTATACGGAGAGAGCTTCCTGCTGTGAACATTCCGGATAATGTTAATGAAAGATTCTATATCAGCGGCTATTTAAACGAACTTACGCAATCAGGCAAAGATGACAAAACCTCTGACTTCCTGAAGCGGGGATCATCAATATCAAAGCCAAGGTTCTTCTTGATGCTACCAAACttcatattatatataatgaagaagttggTTGGTCAGTTAttctttgtcttcaaaaataaatggtTTACcgacgaagacgacgacACCTCTTATAACGAGCCATTCAAAGTGCCGAATACAGCTGAGAAGAACCATGTGAATAACGCCAAAATTGACAGCAGCGACCACGACGAAGATTTCGAATTACTCAACACTAACAACGAGGACCTCTCTGGAGATTACGAACCTTCTGAAATTGAGTCACTCTGGGATTCCGATGACGAgaatttggaagaagaaacccTTATCTGCAAAGAGACACATGACGCCCTGTTGGATTTGTTTTCTCCTGAGGAAACTGAAACTCCTGTAGATTATGATTGGATCGTTTCAACTAGTCATATCCTTCA contains these protein-coding regions:
- the ASI1 gene encoding putative ubiquitin-protein ligase ASI1; this encodes MNSSNSSDNVFMSSFSYLNQTSQGIIPGNSTFANTINFPYRLGLSFVGAVSLQYDQTVKSEEIPPTLRSVFDTVGFFFCPYAIFCFIIAIVLNRFVVYYAVLTNGARRTVPTWLINVFHVSAVAVLAFVSLGPLILGKDYSILGSPLFAPDKILQYIFYAFAYSYCVETIFTIMRNSSPLEGTDYSLFELSIQFYTMTRNDITLIGSPDHIIDYSMAISSRIIIHLVEIFRIRNYRLLFSTILNLCHIYYLGIRVKQDGWKSLPFSVKFRHFPKIFAICIICISLIIFELSCLIRWNPFGKSNNACELLQFYPLSRNWKKYLNYTGEEDFSGMATKFALLLCSGTELMEKGIRRELPAVNIPDNVNERFYISGYLNELTQSGKDDKTSDFLKRGSSISKPRFFLMLPNFILYIMKKLVGQLFFVFKNKWFTDEDDDTSYNEPFKVPNTAEKNHVNNAKIDSSDHDEDFELLNTNNEDLSGDYEPSEIESLWDSDDENLEEETLICKETHDALLDLFSPEETETPVDYDWIVSTSHILQQKLLSNKTSTRAFLSGSTLNGISEPSGEDCDFDLSCAVCKVNERNTILWPCRCFALCEDCRISLGLRGFSTCVCCRGKVHGYCKVHPISSHT